A region from the Flavobacteriales bacterium genome encodes:
- a CDS encoding DUF2851 family protein — MPLTKSPSLAEPPRLPDFPHGEDLLQFIWEQQLFARHDLATVEGNSVEVVKPGRLQPNSGPDFHDGRIRLDDQLFAGNIEVHVRASEWFLHRHHEDPAYDNVILHVVHTHDMDVRTSKGGRVPTLVLGDRISKWSLAAYERLMHTKAWVPCAGSIGAVDPARIDFWLERLLIERLERKTKDVEQVIARCRGDEAEAFHQHLAAGFGFKVNAEPFAQLARALPLKVLLKYRDNALRTEALVLGTAGLLQVDFVDEHPRRIQEEFTALAVLHGLRPLSPAIWKFGRLRPANFPTVRLVQFARLFSKLDGVFGRLLEQERAADLIPLLEVEADGYWHDHWLLDKTAKPEPKRLGSTAAELLVINVIVPFLFAVGRLHGKPELADRALGLLDQLPPEANTIIEGWESLGIRARSAARTQPLLELKNEYCGQRRCLHCVIGTELLKRPAP, encoded by the coding sequence ATGCCCCTGACGAAATCCCCGTCGCTTGCTGAGCCGCCTCGGCTGCCGGATTTCCCGCATGGCGAGGACCTGCTCCAGTTCATTTGGGAGCAGCAGCTTTTCGCACGGCATGATCTCGCCACAGTAGAAGGAAACTCTGTGGAGGTGGTGAAGCCGGGGCGTTTGCAACCCAACTCCGGTCCTGACTTCCACGACGGGCGTATCCGGCTCGATGACCAGTTGTTCGCGGGGAACATCGAAGTGCATGTGCGTGCGAGCGAGTGGTTCCTGCACAGGCACCACGAAGATCCGGCCTACGACAACGTCATCCTGCACGTTGTTCACACCCACGACATGGATGTGCGCACGAGCAAGGGCGGCCGCGTGCCCACCTTGGTGCTCGGCGATCGCATAAGCAAATGGAGCTTGGCGGCATACGAGCGCTTGATGCACACCAAGGCGTGGGTGCCGTGCGCAGGTTCCATCGGTGCCGTCGATCCAGCGCGCATCGACTTCTGGTTGGAGCGGCTGCTCATTGAGCGCTTGGAGCGTAAGACGAAGGACGTCGAGCAGGTCATAGCGCGCTGTCGTGGAGATGAGGCCGAGGCTTTCCACCAGCATTTGGCCGCTGGCTTCGGCTTCAAGGTGAACGCCGAACCCTTCGCCCAGTTGGCGCGCGCGCTGCCGCTGAAGGTGCTGCTCAAGTACCGCGACAACGCTTTGCGCACCGAGGCACTTGTTCTCGGGACGGCGGGTCTTCTGCAAGTGGATTTCGTGGATGAGCATCCGCGGCGGATACAGGAAGAATTCACGGCGCTGGCGGTCCTCCATGGATTGAGGCCGCTTTCCCCGGCGATCTGGAAGTTCGGTCGATTGCGCCCGGCCAACTTCCCCACGGTGCGCCTAGTGCAATTCGCCCGGCTGTTCTCAAAGCTCGATGGCGTTTTCGGGCGTTTGTTGGAGCAGGAGCGTGCCGCGGATCTCATTCCTCTGCTCGAAGTGGAGGCCGACGGTTATTGGCATGACCACTGGCTACTGGACAAAACCGCCAAACCGGAGCCAAAGCGTTTGGGCAGCACGGCCGCGGAGCTGCTGGTCATCAACGTCATCGTGCCTTTCCTCTTTGCGGTGGGCCGCTTGCACGGCAAACCCGAACTGGCCGACCGCGCGCTTGGCCTGCTCGATCAGCTACCGCCCGAAGCCAACACCATCATTGAGGGCTGGGAAAGTCTCGGCATCCGTGCCCGCTCTGCCGCACGCACCCAACCCTTGCTCGAACTGAAGAACGAATACTGCGGGCAACGCCGTTGCCTACATTGCGTCATCGGCACGGAACTGCTCAAGCGACCTGCACCATGA
- a CDS encoding PspC domain-containing protein produces the protein MIDRIKTVTERQAFGVCAWWGDKLNIKPEQVRLSFIYLGCITAGLHLVVYLVMAFVLQHKERIKRPFSKRSTVWEL, from the coding sequence ATGATCGACCGCATCAAGACCGTTACGGAACGCCAGGCGTTCGGCGTGTGCGCATGGTGGGGCGACAAGCTCAACATCAAACCCGAGCAAGTACGCCTCAGCTTCATCTATCTGGGCTGCATCACTGCTGGCCTGCACCTCGTCGTCTACCTGGTTATGGCTTTCGTGCTCCAGCACAAGGAGCGCATCAAGCGTCCCTTCAGCAAGCGGAGCACGGTGTGGGAGTTGTAG
- a CDS encoding NAD(P)/FAD-dependent oxidoreductase — protein MNTDIIIIGSGAGGLSAAICLARAGKKVLVLEQHDVPGGWCHSFQLHGHRFSPGVHYIGMMGEGESTRELYEGLGVANDMVFFRMNPTAYEHCWIGEHRIDMPAGMDNLFEHLAARFPHERKGLKRYLTTVRNVSDQLQLIHRMSGFWDHLTIPFRTRHLGKYGLFSLKRVIDWHIKDPLLKSVLNVQCGDHGLPPSLAPFPVHAAVMQHYFDGGYYPIGGGAGIVKAMTNAIKRHGGVVRTSARVKRILLEGEGKHQSVVGVELADGERISAPIVISNADPHKTYMGMVGRERLNAGLLKQLDRSRYSVTSIMLFVTVEMDVRAAGLDSGNIWMLRDNVDMEVLFRDMSRNDILTDDEFPAAFISCPTLKDPASFNGRHHTIEMVTYLDYKAFERFEGMEERSLEYLEWKARIQEKMLNGLERVLPGVRKHVVHADIGTPITNEHYVQSTRGSVYGTEKTLKHVGPFAFKPKSPIRGLYLTGASTLTHGVAGASISGVITAAQVLGCAKDDLLKSDPTQRLRIHDAEDATTWPEFVLAKRADRARRSGAPADVG, from the coding sequence ATGAACACGGACATCATCATCATTGGATCCGGGGCCGGGGGCTTGTCGGCCGCCATTTGTCTGGCCCGTGCGGGCAAGAAGGTCCTGGTGCTGGAGCAGCACGATGTCCCCGGCGGCTGGTGCCACAGTTTCCAATTGCACGGGCACCGCTTCAGTCCGGGTGTGCACTACATCGGCATGATGGGCGAGGGGGAAAGCACCCGCGAACTCTATGAAGGCCTGGGCGTAGCCAACGACATGGTGTTCTTCCGCATGAACCCCACGGCCTATGAGCATTGCTGGATCGGTGAACACCGCATCGATATGCCTGCGGGGATGGACAACCTGTTCGAGCACCTTGCCGCTCGTTTCCCGCACGAGCGCAAAGGGTTGAAGCGCTACCTCACCACGGTGCGCAACGTCAGCGACCAATTGCAGCTCATTCATCGCATGAGCGGTTTCTGGGACCACCTCACCATCCCGTTCCGCACGCGGCACTTGGGCAAGTACGGTCTGTTCAGCTTGAAGCGCGTCATCGACTGGCACATCAAAGATCCGCTGCTCAAGAGCGTGCTCAATGTGCAGTGCGGCGATCATGGGCTTCCGCCGAGCCTTGCGCCCTTCCCGGTGCACGCTGCTGTGATGCAGCACTACTTCGATGGTGGCTACTACCCGATAGGCGGTGGCGCCGGGATCGTGAAGGCCATGACCAACGCGATCAAGAGGCATGGCGGCGTGGTCCGCACCAGCGCGCGCGTAAAGCGCATCCTGCTGGAGGGCGAGGGCAAGCACCAAAGCGTGGTTGGCGTTGAACTCGCCGATGGTGAAAGGATATCTGCGCCGATAGTCATCAGTAACGCTGATCCGCATAAGACATATATGGGCATGGTGGGACGCGAACGATTGAATGCGGGCCTGCTCAAACAGCTGGACCGGTCGCGTTACTCGGTCACCAGCATCATGCTATTCGTGACCGTGGAAATGGACGTACGCGCCGCTGGTCTCGACTCCGGCAACATCTGGATGCTGCGCGACAACGTGGACATGGAGGTGCTTTTCCGCGACATGTCCCGCAATGACATTCTCACGGACGACGAGTTCCCTGCGGCTTTCATCAGCTGCCCCACACTGAAGGACCCGGCCAGCTTCAACGGCCGTCACCACACCATCGAGATGGTGACCTATCTCGACTACAAGGCCTTTGAACGCTTTGAGGGGATGGAGGAACGATCACTGGAGTACCTCGAATGGAAGGCCCGCATCCAGGAGAAGATGTTGAACGGATTGGAGCGCGTGCTGCCCGGTGTTCGCAAGCATGTGGTGCATGCCGATATCGGAACACCCATCACCAACGAGCACTATGTGCAGAGCACACGGGGCAGCGTGTACGGCACGGAGAAGACCCTGAAGCACGTTGGTCCTTTCGCCTTCAAGCCGAAGTCGCCGATCCGTGGCCTCTATCTCACCGGTGCCAGCACCCTTACGCACGGTGTCGCAGGTGCCTCCATTTCAGGGGTCATTACCGCAGCGCAAGTGCTGGGCTGCGCCAAGGACGATCTCTTGAAGTCCGACCCGACACAACGACTGCGCATCCATGATGCAGAGGATGCCACCACCTGGCCGGAGTTCGTGTTGGCGAAACGAGCGGATCGCGCTCGGCGGTCGGGGGCGCCAGCTGACGTGGGATAG
- a CDS encoding SDR family oxidoreductase, which produces MRILVTGSNGLLGQKLVAALKHDPEVQLIATSRGDDRTPVPSGYTYTPLDCTVAEQVLTVLRDHRPDAIIHTAAMTNVDACELEPAECRRQNVQSVENLCNAAKTIDSHLIHLSTDFIFDGEAGPYSEEDEPRPLSIYGQSKLDAERAVMNAGLRRWAVARTIIVYGIAPGLSRSNVVLWAKSALEKGEPIKVVHDQWRMPTLAEDLADGCIAIAKERATGIYNLSGPDGMSILELVQRVGKFFGLDISVVRPVDSASLNQPAKRPPRTGFVLDKAVRDLGYAPRGFEAGLAVLKTQLAEVKGQP; this is translated from the coding sequence ATGCGCATTCTTGTCACCGGTAGCAACGGTTTGTTGGGGCAGAAGCTCGTGGCGGCGCTGAAGCACGACCCGGAAGTGCAGCTCATCGCCACTTCCCGGGGAGATGATCGCACACCCGTCCCTTCGGGCTATACGTACACTCCCTTGGATTGCACCGTTGCCGAGCAGGTGCTGACCGTGCTGCGCGATCACCGTCCCGACGCCATCATCCACACGGCTGCCATGACCAACGTGGATGCCTGCGAACTCGAACCCGCTGAGTGCCGCAGGCAAAACGTTCAATCCGTGGAGAACCTGTGCAACGCGGCCAAGACCATCGATTCGCACCTCATCCACCTCAGCACCGACTTCATCTTCGACGGTGAGGCCGGACCGTACAGCGAGGAAGATGAGCCCCGCCCGCTGAGCATCTACGGCCAGAGCAAGCTCGATGCGGAGCGTGCGGTGATGAACGCCGGGCTCCGACGTTGGGCTGTAGCCCGCACCATCATTGTTTACGGCATCGCCCCGGGCCTCAGTCGCAGCAATGTAGTGCTCTGGGCGAAGAGTGCTTTGGAGAAGGGGGAGCCCATCAAGGTGGTGCATGACCAATGGCGCATGCCAACATTGGCCGAGGACTTGGCTGACGGTTGCATCGCCATTGCGAAGGAGCGCGCCACGGGCATCTACAACCTATCGGGCCCCGATGGTATGTCCATCCTGGAACTCGTTCAGCGCGTGGGCAAGTTCTTCGGCTTGGACATCTCCGTGGTCCGCCCCGTTGACAGCGCCAGCCTGAACCAGCCGGCCAAGCGGCCACCTCGTACCGGGTTCGTGCTGGACAAGGCAGTGCGCGACTTGGGATACGCCCCGAGGGGATTTGAAGCAGGTTTGGCCGTGCTCAAGACCCAGTTGGCAGAGGTCAAAGGGCAGCCTTGA
- a CDS encoding sigma-70 family RNA polymerase sigma factor gives MLVKRLQPQRLGHLSDSDLLKQYLEGREEAFATLLHRHKRKVWSHIYLMVRDREVTEDIFQETFIKVVNVLKSDRYTDEGKFLPWVLRVAHNMVIDHFRRGKKMHLLRSDDEHDVFARIKQTDQNVEQRMVNVQIDEDVRKLIDTLPPEQREVVIMRTYMNMSFKEIADVTQVSINTALGRMRYALINMRKLIDKNAMMLERA, from the coding sequence ATGCTTGTGAAGCGTCTTCAGCCCCAAAGGCTTGGGCATCTGTCCGATTCGGACCTGTTGAAACAGTACCTCGAAGGCCGTGAGGAGGCCTTTGCCACACTGCTGCACCGCCACAAGCGGAAGGTGTGGAGCCACATCTACCTCATGGTGCGCGACCGGGAGGTCACCGAGGACATCTTCCAAGAGACCTTCATCAAGGTGGTGAACGTGCTCAAAAGCGACCGCTACACCGACGAAGGGAAGTTCCTGCCTTGGGTGCTGCGAGTAGCGCACAACATGGTCATCGACCATTTCCGCCGGGGCAAGAAGATGCACCTGCTGCGGAGCGATGACGAGCATGACGTATTCGCCCGCATCAAGCAGACCGACCAGAACGTCGAGCAGCGCATGGTGAACGTGCAGATCGATGAGGACGTGCGCAAGCTCATCGACACCCTGCCGCCGGAACAGCGGGAAGTGGTGATCATGCGCACGTACATGAACATGAGCTTCAAGGAGATCGCCGACGTGACCCAGGTGAGCATCAACACCGCTTTGGGCCGTATGCGCTACGCACTCATCAACATGCGCAAGCTCATCGACAAGAACGCCATGATGCTGGAGCGGGCCTGA
- a CDS encoding fatty acid desaturase has translation MEAQAARRIVDKTPVEGKDLILATRRFAHELRSKSWMHLGVAVAVLVAWYLGALLLPTWWLKAISGVLAGLTLIRVFILYHDHQHKSILNRSPLANAFFWFYGVWMLSPPSIWKRSHDHHHKHNSKLYTSSIGSFPVVTVEKYKTLTKSERFTYLFIRHPFAIAFGYLFVFIIGMCLNSFISNRGKHWDSLLTLVFHAALGWTTWFFFGWQGLVFAFFLPYLVTFALGSYLFYAQHNFPGSVFADKDGWSYVKAAMDSSSFMEMSPVMQWFTGNIGFHHVHHLNAHIPFYRLPEAHAAIPELVKAKRTSLRPADIIRCFRLKAWDPAQQRMVTMRELRAA, from the coding sequence ATGGAAGCACAAGCGGCCCGCCGCATAGTGGACAAAACCCCGGTTGAGGGCAAGGACCTGATCCTGGCCACACGCCGCTTTGCCCATGAGTTACGCAGCAAGAGCTGGATGCACTTGGGTGTGGCCGTGGCCGTTCTGGTGGCTTGGTATCTGGGTGCTTTGTTGCTGCCGACCTGGTGGTTGAAGGCCATCAGCGGAGTGTTGGCGGGCCTAACGCTCATACGGGTCTTCATCCTCTACCACGACCACCAGCACAAAAGCATCCTCAACCGCAGCCCGCTGGCCAACGCCTTCTTCTGGTTCTATGGTGTTTGGATGCTCAGCCCGCCCAGCATCTGGAAACGCAGCCACGACCACCATCACAAACACAACAGCAAGCTCTACACGAGCAGCATCGGCTCCTTCCCGGTGGTGACTGTGGAGAAGTACAAGACGCTCACCAAGAGCGAACGTTTCACCTACCTGTTCATCCGTCACCCGTTCGCCATCGCCTTCGGGTACCTCTTCGTGTTCATCATCGGCATGTGCCTCAACTCGTTCATCAGCAATCGGGGCAAGCACTGGGACAGCCTGCTCACGCTGGTTTTCCACGCTGCGTTGGGGTGGACGACGTGGTTCTTCTTCGGTTGGCAGGGACTCGTCTTCGCGTTCTTCCTGCCCTACCTCGTCACGTTCGCCTTGGGCAGCTACCTGTTCTACGCCCAGCACAACTTCCCGGGGTCGGTGTTCGCCGACAAGGACGGCTGGAGCTACGTGAAAGCCGCCATGGACAGCAGCAGTTTCATGGAGATGAGCCCGGTGATGCAGTGGTTCACCGGCAACATCGGGTTTCACCATGTGCATCACCTCAATGCGCACATCCCGTTCTACCGGCTGCCGGAGGCGCACGCCGCCATACCGGAACTGGTGAAAGCGAAACGCACCTCGCTACGGCCCGCCGACATCATCCGCTGTTTCAGACTGAAGGCATGGGACCCCGCCCAACAGCGGATGGTCACCATGCGGGAACTACGGGCAGCCTAA
- a CDS encoding lysophospholipid acyltransferase family protein translates to MSAIGYYIALPFLYGIALLPFPLLYLLSDLVFVLLFHVIGYRKDVVMTNLRNSFPEKSEAELRATMKRFYRWFCDLTLETLKTLTVSKEEVRKRVSFPGADVFKPFVEVKQSVIIVMGHYGNWELAGARFAVEPGLHQLIVIYHPLQNPHFEKLIVHMRTRLGNRLYAMHDTFKGMVRDRHQLTATAFIADQTPSPEKALWTTFLNQDTPVFTGTGVIAKKLGYPVVYISVQQPERGYYEMGAELLIADPRSMSEDDINQLHTRRLERDIRNKPDLWLWTHRRWKHKRPAA, encoded by the coding sequence ATGAGCGCCATCGGCTACTACATCGCCCTGCCCTTCCTCTACGGCATCGCGTTGCTGCCGTTCCCGCTGCTGTACCTGCTCAGCGACCTCGTCTTCGTCCTGCTCTTCCACGTCATCGGCTACCGCAAGGACGTGGTGATGACGAACCTCCGGAACAGCTTCCCGGAGAAAAGCGAAGCCGAGCTGCGCGCCACCATGAAGCGCTTCTACCGCTGGTTCTGCGACCTCACCTTGGAGACACTGAAGACGTTGACCGTCTCCAAGGAAGAGGTCCGCAAGCGGGTGAGCTTCCCCGGGGCGGATGTCTTCAAACCGTTCGTCGAGGTGAAGCAGAGCGTCATCATCGTGATGGGCCACTACGGCAACTGGGAGCTGGCCGGTGCGCGCTTCGCCGTGGAACCGGGCCTGCACCAGCTCATCGTCATCTACCACCCGCTCCAGAACCCGCACTTCGAAAAGCTCATCGTGCACATGCGCACCCGCTTGGGCAACCGGCTCTATGCCATGCACGATACGTTCAAAGGCATGGTGCGGGACAGGCACCAGCTCACGGCCACGGCCTTCATCGCCGACCAGACGCCATCGCCCGAGAAAGCACTCTGGACCACCTTCCTCAACCAGGACACGCCGGTGTTCACCGGAACAGGGGTCATCGCCAAGAAACTGGGCTACCCTGTGGTGTACATCTCCGTACAACAGCCCGAGCGTGGCTACTACGAGATGGGCGCCGAATTGCTCATCGCGGATCCGAGGTCGATGTCCGAGGATGACATCAATCAGCTCCATACCCGACGTTTGGAGCGCGACATCCGCAATAAGCCCGACCTTTGGCTGTGGACGCACCGACGATGGAAGCACAAGCGGCCCGCCGCATAG
- the nth gene encoding endonuclease III, producing the protein MTRPEKAAFVSRKLAELYPRTSIPLDHEDPYTLLVAVVLSAQCTDKKVNEITPLLFAKARTPQQMVKLSVQQIEDIIRPCGLAPAKAKGIHGLSKIILEKHGGKVPNSITALEALPSVGHKTASVVMVQAFGVPAFPVDTHIHRLAWRWTLSTGKSVEHTEADLKKLFPEKDWADLHLRIIYFGREHCPAKAHDPRKCPICSVVGRKELFD; encoded by the coding sequence TTGACCCGCCCCGAAAAAGCCGCCTTCGTCTCCCGCAAGCTCGCCGAGCTCTACCCACGCACGTCCATCCCGCTCGACCACGAAGACCCGTACACCCTGCTGGTAGCCGTGGTGCTCAGCGCCCAGTGCACGGACAAAAAGGTGAACGAGATCACGCCGCTGCTCTTCGCAAAGGCGCGCACGCCGCAGCAAATGGTGAAGCTGAGTGTGCAGCAGATCGAGGACATCATCCGACCGTGCGGGTTGGCACCCGCCAAGGCAAAGGGCATCCACGGTTTGAGCAAGATCATTCTGGAGAAGCACGGCGGCAAGGTGCCGAACTCCATCACCGCGCTTGAAGCACTGCCGTCGGTGGGCCACAAGACCGCCAGTGTGGTCATGGTGCAGGCCTTCGGGGTGCCGGCCTTCCCGGTGGACACGCACATCCACCGGCTCGCTTGGCGCTGGACGCTGAGCACGGGCAAGAGCGTGGAGCACACCGAGGCCGACCTGAAGAAGCTCTTCCCCGAGAAGGACTGGGCCGACCTCCACCTGCGCATCATCTACTTCGGGCGCGAGCATTGCCCGGCCAAGGCGCACGACCCGCGCAAGTGCCCCATCTGCAGCGTGGTCGGCAGGAAGGAGCTCTTCGACTGA